The DNA segment CTCAAGCGCGGTATCGAGAAGGCCGTCGAGGCCGTCTCCGGTGCCCTGCTGGAGCAGGCGAAGGACGTCGAGACCAAGGAGCAGATCGCCTCCACGGCCTCCATCTCCGCCGCCGACACCCAGATCGGCGAGCTCATCGCCGAGGCGATGGACAAGGTCGGCAAGGAAGGCGTCATCACCGTCGAGGAGTCCCAGACCTTCGGTCTGGAGCTGGAGCTCACCGAGGGTATGCGCTTCGACAAGGGCTACATCTCGGCGTACTTCGCCACCGACATGGAGCGTATGGAGGCGTCGCTCGACGACCCGTACATCCTGATCGCCAACTCCAAGATCGGCAACGTCAAGGACCTGCTGCCGCTCCTGGAGAAGGTCATGCAGTCGGGCAAGCCGCTGCTGATCATCGCCGAGGACGTCGAGGGCGAGGCCCTGTCGACCCTGGTCGTCAACAAGATCCGTGGCACCTTCAAGTCCGTCGCCGTCAAGGCCCCGGGCTTCGGTGACCGCCGCAAGGCCATGCTCGGCGACATCGCCGTCCTCACCGGTGGCGAGGTCATCTCCGAGGAGGTCGGCCTCAAGCTGGAGAACGCCACGGTCGACCTTCTGGGCAGGGCCCGCAAGGTCGTCATCACCAAGGACGAGACCACCATCGTCGACGGTGCCGGCTCGGCCGACCAGGTCCAGGGCCGCGTGAACCAGATCCGTGCCGAGATCGAGAACAGCGACTCGGACTACGACCGCGAGAAGCTGCAGGAGCGCCTGGCGAAGCTCGCCGGCGGTGTCGCGGTCATCAAGGCCGGTGCCGCCACCGAGGTCGAGCTCAAGGAGCGCAAGCACCGTATCGAGGACGCCGTTCGCAACGCGAAGGCGGCCGTCGAGGAGGGCATCGTCGCCGGTGGTGGTGTGGCACTCCTCCAGGCCTCCTCGGTGTTCGAGAAGCTGGAGCTCGAGGGTGACGAGGCGACCGGCGCCCAGGCCGTGAAGCTCGCGCTCGAGGCCCCGCTGAAGCAGATCGCCGTCAACGCCGGCCTCGAGGGCGGTGTCGTGGTGGAGAAGGTGCGCAACCTCACTCCGGGCCACGGTCTGAACGCCGCGACCGGCGAGTACGTCGACCTGGTCAAGGAAGGCATCATCGACCCGGCCAAGGTGACGCGTTCCGCGCTGCAGAACGCCGCGTCGA comes from the Streptomyces sp. KMM 9044 genome and includes:
- the groL gene encoding chaperonin GroEL (60 kDa chaperone family; promotes refolding of misfolded polypeptides especially under stressful conditions; forms two stacked rings of heptamers to form a barrel-shaped 14mer; ends can be capped by GroES; misfolded proteins enter the barrel where they are refolded when GroES binds); translated protein: MAKIIAFDEEARRGLERGMNQLADAVKVTLGPKGRNVVLEKKWGAPTITNDGVSIAKEIELEDPYEKIGAELVKEVAKKTDDVAGDGTTTATVLAQALVKEGLRNVAAGANPMALKRGIEKAVEAVSGALLEQAKDVETKEQIASTASISAADTQIGELIAEAMDKVGKEGVITVEESQTFGLELELTEGMRFDKGYISAYFATDMERMEASLDDPYILIANSKIGNVKDLLPLLEKVMQSGKPLLIIAEDVEGEALSTLVVNKIRGTFKSVAVKAPGFGDRRKAMLGDIAVLTGGEVISEEVGLKLENATVDLLGRARKVVITKDETTIVDGAGSADQVQGRVNQIRAEIENSDSDYDREKLQERLAKLAGGVAVIKAGAATEVELKERKHRIEDAVRNAKAAVEEGIVAGGGVALLQASSVFEKLELEGDEATGAQAVKLALEAPLKQIAVNAGLEGGVVVEKVRNLTPGHGLNAATGEYVDLVKEGIIDPAKVTRSALQNAASIAALFLTTEAVIADKPEKAAAAAPGGMPGGDMDF